From the genome of Amia ocellicauda isolate fAmiCal2 chromosome 14, fAmiCal2.hap1, whole genome shotgun sequence, one region includes:
- the kdm6ba gene encoding lysine-specific demethylase 6B isoform X3: MHHTVDQFGGRSARERDSFPLDGLSRGPWAPGGRPWAPPSRCSVGVSQPQLFPHPPPGHMTGPNPPSKFFSNGPAGHGEKLEALQGLVQCLSREQRQPRLWEQLGQLYESEQELEEAARCYQNAARHCGYGAGGHLATRAGQLLRYGSPHPPHRPRNLPALSEVWSVVQQARSFPGKRPAPHGGEHSVIQHTPPLHHLGPPPPPDETPSPIKRKRSSSSEQAVHTGLQRLPPPGPPLPPPHPPTHYQPPKPSFWNPLHKGGAPWPPERKSNAPDFQQEVSKPSLGGYPYKPPPPSAAPPSMPAPPPGYGSGRPGPPPGKSLAPSPAAPGGLSHAAPSPHPQHSREPRGLPRPEDGRRGGGSQQTRADPPSLSPANVTGVPYNSPHYPPRLLPHPEPHHRPQGHGSGVTAIPHPSLGPPASSTAPSSSSPSSAASESWRLQGRHSSSLESGRYQGHSGVTQGPQQQHLPLHQVPRAPVIAPPPPRDARPPSLYGSSMGTSPAPVPHTGVLRSTGSWTQKELLPSAPSSSIREDLGGGRLYERESPSRGRQTLPPPPPSVLVKPFFGHGKGPGPPDTGHQRGGPSVIAALPKPPEQQQHPPSRQPPPAAPPKPCERVSPYPPSHFPRPQQKPTPPQSIEEALDELDAELEGHLRAEEQRKREREEEQEDQERRRRRREREKERAEEEEEERRRRRRREREMEEVTAAEERQEEEERKEKEERKRKEAREQGRREEDAMQSLERLLSGRGTPSGPPPPASTCPAPPAACPLSPSSTSSPPSSFPWLTDFGRPRWSGERHQQNLPPPPPQQSPSRTASGIPYHRPAPAGASMASLLMQQTTIISKDTPREPDRPSYSAHTTPAALPRTPFPGETLPPPPAQPQKLFPTPGRDTSTFTATVALTVTTSTTSTPATTPSGAGANSCHPQQSIGGSSANRQASSGSTGGPQFEEEPSEPTILPDGLATIMKMLDESIKEEERAGCPGGPYSPSPSCLRAPDLLPAPKPQERSPPALGEDFGGAGGSMGVESHASPPVLSRQGSLASSSSSSSSSSSSCSRASSVCEEEQQPALKLSPQPPRPPSPPFPSGNYGGGSSDYRHCDLARLYGFPERAAPSPPEEEEEEEEEEEELPASPPRPTHLQHTGVGNVFKSLASVLESQKYAYRGGPFGRPPPSALGAVKYSSSLSLGPEISSQQNPGTACPPHSSSSSRLSTSATSPAASPARDEAMVKQERESEPEEEEEEEEEEEAPHSPPRVKVEMPPFGGDLKLTTISQASLAELGRSCEVLLTRHTFPPGGACRLKSEREREREREREGSQKREREREREGSSSRRHQRRREQKERKKKHRKKEEVSLSSSSSSSSSSGSNRRHHHRDGKSHKDRRSRQVLGNLDLQSKEVRGRDKVKVEAGGSERRKEEGGSGAGGPAPAGSSSVGPAKATGTGSLGPADLLKLKALSDGPPKELKIRLIKVESGDRETFIASEVEERRIPLADITIHHCAADVVRACKGARIKSKFKESYLLPAFSVKPCLGTEPIPREKLNPPTPSIYLESKRDAFSPVLLQFCTDSKNPITVIRGLAGSLRLNLGLFSTKSLVEANGEHSVEVRTQVQQQSDENWDPSGSTQTWPCESSRSHTTIAKYAQYQASSFQESLQEEKASDEEEEEEEPVSAPEPPPSGSTGGAEQKPVGKIIKFGTNIDLSDPKRWKPQLQELLKLPAFMRVSSSGNMLSHVGHTILGMNTVQLYMKVPGSRTPGHQENNNFCSVNINIGPGDCEWFAVHDNYWEAISNFCEKHGVDYLTGSWWPVLEDLYQSGIPVYRFVQRPGDLVWINAGTVHWVQAVGWCNNIAWNVGPLNAYQYQLAMERYEWNEVKKVKSIVPMIHVSWNIARTVKVTDPDTFRMIKHCLLQSIKHSQILRDQLVASGKKISYQSRVKDEPAYYCNECDVEVYNLLFVTSENGSRKTYVVHCEDCARQRSASLANVVVLEQYKNEELMSVYDSFTLAPTPNSR; the protein is encoded by the exons ATGCATCACACAGTGGACCAGTTTGGCGGCCGCAGCGCTCGGGAGCGGGACTCCTTTCCTCTGGACGGCCTGAGCCGAGGGCCATGGGCTCCTGGGGGCAGGCCCTGGGCCCCTCCGTCCAGGTGCTCCGTCGGCGTCAGCCAACCACAGCTCTTCCCTCACCCACCCCCAGGTCACATGACTGGGCCCAACCCACCCAGCAAGTTCTTCTCCAACGG GCCGGCGGGGCACGGTGAGAAGCTGGAGGCGCTGCAGGGGCTGGTGCAGTGCCTGTCCCGGGAGCAGCGGCAGCCGCGGCTGTGGGAGCAGCTGGGCCAGCTGTACGAGTCGGAgcaggagctggaggaggcggCGCGCTGTTACCAGAACGCCGCGCGGCACTGCGGATACGGCGCCGGCGGACATCTGGCCACCCGGGCCGGCCAGCTGCTCAGG TACGGGAGCCCACACCCCCCACACCGGCCCCGCAACCTGCCGGCGCTGAGCGAAGTGTGGAGTGTAGTGCAGCAG GCAAGGAGTTTCCCGGGGAAGCGGCCGGCGCCCCACGGGGGTGAGCACTCTGTGATCCAGCACACCCCCCCGCTGCACCACCTGGGCCCCCCGCCGCCCCCCGATGAAACGCCCAGCCCTATCAAGAGGAAGAGGAGCTCCAGCTCGGAGCAG GCCGTTCACACTGGACTGCAGCGGCTGCCCCCCCCCGGACCCCCTCTGCCGCCCccgcacccccccacccactaCCAGCCCCCCAAACCCAGTTTCTGGAACCCCCTGCACAAGGGCGGGGCACCGTGGCCCCCCGAGAGGAAGAGCAACGCCCCCGACTTCCAG CAGGAGGTCTCCAAGCCCAGCCTAGGGGGCTACCCGTACAAGCCACCCCCGCCAAGTGCTGCCCCGCCCTCCATGCCCGCTCCGCCCCCCGGGTACGGCTCCGGTCGCCCCGGCCCCCCCCCGGGTAAATCCCTGGCCCCCTCCCCGGCGGCGCCTGGCGGTCTGAGCCACGCCGCCCccagcccccacccccagcaCAGCCGAGAACCCCGGGGGCTGCCCCGGCCAGAGgatgggaggagaggaggaggaagccAGCAGACGCGGGCAGATCCGCCCAGCCTGTCACCAGCAAACGTCACCGGCGTGCCTTACAACAGCCCCCACTACCCGCCCCGCCTGCTGCCCCACCCGGAGCCGCACCACCGGCCCCAGGGCCATGGCAGCGGCGTCACCGCAATACCTCACCCCAGCCTGGGCCCCCCGGCCTCCTCCACCGCCCCTTCCTCATCCTCCCCTTCCTCCGCGGCCAGTGAGAGCTGGCGGTTGCAGGGCAGGCACAGCAGCAGCCTG GAGTCGGGGCGATACCAAGGTCACAGTGGGGTCACTCAGGGTCCACAGCAGCAGCACCTCCCCCTCCACCAGGTGCCCCGAGCCCCAGTGATCGCGCCCCCCCCACCACGGGATGCACGGCCCCCCAGCCTCTATGGCAGCAGCATGGGCACTTCCCCGGCCCCCGTGCCCCACACCGGCGTCCTGAGGTCCACGGGCAGCTGGACTCAAAAGGAGCTGCTCCCCTCTGCCCCCTCCAGCAGCATCCGGGAGGACCTGGGGGGGGGGCGTCTATACGAGCGGGAGTCTCCCTCTCGTGGCCGCCAAACCctgccccccccgccaccctcTGTGCTGGTCAAACCCTTCTTCGGCCACGGCAAGGGCCCAGGGCCCCCGGACACAGGTCACCAGAGAGGGGGACCCAGTGTGATTGCAGCCCTGCCGAAACCCcctgagcagcagcagcatcctCCCTCTCGCCAGCCCCCTCCCGCTGCCCCGCCCAAGCCCTGCGAGAGGGTCAGCCCCTACCCTCCCTCTCACTTCCCCCGGCCGCAGCAGAAGCCCACCCCACCCCAGAGCATCGAGGAGGCGCTGGACGAGCTGGACGCCGAGCTGGAGGGCCATCTGAGGGCCGAGGAGCAGAGGAAGAGGGAGCGggaggaagagcaggaggatcaggagaggaggaggaggaggagggagcgggagaaggagagagcagaggaggaggaggaggagaggaggcggAGACGGCGCCGAGAGCGGGAGATGGAGGAGGTGACGGCGGCAGAGGagaggcaggaggaggaggagaggaaggagaaggaggagaggaagaggaaggaagCGCGGGAGCAGGGGCGGAGGGAGGAAGATGCCATGCAGAGCCTGGAGCGCCTGCTGTCCGGTCGAGGGACCCCCTCGGGACCTCCCCCGCCCGCCTCCACCTGCCCCGCCCCCCCTGCTGCATGCCCGCTGtcgccctcctccacctcctcccccCCTTCCTCCTTCCCCTGGCTGACGGACTTCGGGAGGCCACGGTGGAGCGGAGAGAGGCACCAGCAGAAtcttcctcctccccctccccagcAGAGCCCCTCGAGAACCGCCTCAGGAATCCCGTACCACCGCCCCGCCCCTGCCGGCGCCTCCATGGCCAGCCTGCTGATGCAACAGACCACCATCATATCCAAAGACACGCCACGGGAGCCGGACAGGCCCTCCTACTCGGCGCACACCACGCCGGCCGCCCTGCCTCGGACCCCCTTCCCCGGGGAGACactcccaccaccaccagcgCAGCCGCAGAAgctcttccccactccaggccGGGACACCAGCACCTTCACCGCCACCGTGGCACTCACCGTCACCACATCCACCACCTCCACCCCAGCTACCACCCCCAGCGGTGCCGGTGCTAACAGCTGCCACCCCCAGCAGAGCATTGGGGGGTCCAGCGCGAACCGACAGGCGTCAAGTGGGTCAACGGGGGGCCCCCAGTTCGAGGAGGAGCCCTCAGAGCCCACCATCCTGCCCGACGGCCTGGCCACCATCATGAAGATGCTGGACGAGTCCATCAAGGAGGAGGAGCGGGCCGGGTGTCCAGGGGGTCCATACTCGCCCTCCCCCTCCTGCCTGCGTGCCCCCGACCTCCTGCCCGCCCCCAAGCCCCAGGAGCGCAGCCCCCCAGCACTGGGAGAGGATTTCGGCGGGGCCGGGGGCAGCATGGGGGTCGAGAGCCACGCCAGCCCCCCTGTGCTGAGCCGACAGGGGTCCCTGgcatcctcttcctcctcctcctcgtcctcctcttcctcctgcagCCGGGCATCGTCCGTGTGCGAGGAAGAGCAGCAGCCGGCGCTCAAGCTCAGCCCCCAGCCCCCGCGGCCCCCCAGTCCCCCGTTCCCCAGTGGCAACTATGGCGGGGGGAGCTCGGACTACCGGCACTGTGACCTGGCCAGGCTGTACGGCTTCCCCGAGCGAGCCGCACCATCCCCCccggaggaggaagaggaggaagaagaggaggaggaagagctgCCCGCCTCGCCTCCACGGCCGACCCACCTGCAGCACACCGGTGTGGGCAATGTGTTCAAGTCCCTGGCCTCCGTGCTGGAGAGCCAGAAGTACGCCTACCGGGGGGGCCCATTCGGCCGGCCGCCACCCAGCGCCCTCGGGGCGGTGAAGTACTCTTCCTCCCTGTCGCTTGGCCCCGAGATCTCCTCCCAGCAGAACCCCGGCACTGCCTGCCCCCCACACTCCTCGTCTTCGTCGCGGTTGTCTACCTCAGCCACCAGCCCAGCAGCGTCGCCGGCGAGGGACGAGGCGATGGTGAAGCAGGAGAGGGAGTCAGaaccagaggaggaggaggaggaggaggaggaggaggaggcgccCCACTCTCCTCCCCGGGTCAAGGTGGAGATGCCGCCCTTCGGGGGCGACCTGAAACTGACCACCATCTCCCAGGCCTCGCTGGCCGAGCTGGGCCGCAGCTGCGAGGTGCTCCTAACCCGGCACACCTTCCCCCCAGGGGGGGCCTGCCGCCTGAAGTCAGAGCGGGAGAGGgaacgggagagagagagagagggcagccagaagagagagagggagcgggagagggagggcagcagcagcagacgcCACCAGCGCAGGAGAGagcagaaggagaggaagaagaagcATCGCAAGAAGGAGGAGGTGTCCctgtcctcttcctcttcctcgtcctcctcctcggGCTCCAACCGGCGCCACCACCACCGGGACGGTAAGTCTCACAAGGACCGCAGGAGCCGGCAGGTGCTGGGCAACCTGGACCTGCAGAGCAAGGAGGTCCGTGGCCGCGACAAGGTCAAGGTGGAGGCGGGAGGCAGTGAGAGGAGGAAGGAGGAGGGAGGGTCCGGCGCCGGGGGTCCGGCGCCGGCAGGGTCGTCCTCTGTGGGCCCCGCCAAGGCCACGGGCACCGGCTCACTGGGCCCGGCGGACCTGCTGAAGCTGAAGGCGCTGTCCGACGGGCCGCCCAAGGAGCTGAAGATCCGACTCATCAAGGTGGAGAGCGGCGACCGTGAGACCTTCATCGCCTCGGAGGTGGAGGAGCGCCGGATCCCCCTGGCCGACATCACCATCCACCACTGTGCCGCCGACGTCGTCCGTGCCTGcaa GGGTGCCAGGATCAAGAGCAAGTTCAAGGAGTCCTACCTGCTGCCCGCCTTCTCTGTGAAGCCCTGCCTGGGCACCGAGCCCATCCCCCGGGAGAAGCTCAACCCCCCCACGCCCAGCATCTAC CTGGAGAGTAAGCGTGACGCCTTCTCCCCGGTGCTGCTGCAGTTCTGCACCGATTCCAAGAACCCGATCACTGTGATCCGCGGCCTGGCGGGGTCCCTGCGCCTCA ACCTGGGCCTGTTCTCCACCAAGTCGCTGGTGGAGGCGAACGGGGAGCACTCGGTGGAGGTGCGCACGCAGGTGCAGCAGCAGTCGGACGAGAACTGGGACCCCAGCGGCTCGACGCAGACCTGGCCCTGCGAGAGCAGCCGCTCACACACCACCATCGCCAAGTACGCGCAGTACCAGGCCTCCTCCTTCCAGGAGAGCCTGCAGGAGGAGAAGGCCAgcgacgaggaggaggaggaggaagagccgGTCAGCGCCCCGGAGCCCCCCCCAAGCGGCAGCACCGG cgGTGCAGAGCAGAAGCCGGTGGGGAAGATTATCAAGTTTGGCACCAACATTGATCTCTCCGACCCCAAGAG GTGGAagccgcagctgcaggagctgCTCAAGCTGCCCGCCTTCATGCGCGTGTCGTCCAGTGGCAACATGCTGAGCCACGTGggccacaccatcctgggcATGAACACCGTGCAGTTGTACATGAAGGTGCCGGGCAGCCGCACGCCAG GTCACCAGGAGAACAACAACTTCTGCTCGGTCAACATCAACATCGGCCCCGGGGACTGCGAGTGGTTCGCCGTACACGATAACTACTGGGAGGCCATCAGCAACTTCTGCGAGAA GCACGGCGTGGACTACCTGACGGGCTCGTGGTGGCCGGTGCTGGAAGACCTGTACCAGTCCGGCATCCCGGTGTACCGCTTCGTGCAGCGGCCCGGTGACCTGGTGTGGATCAACGCCGGCACGGTGCACTGGGTGCAGGCGGTGGGCTGGTGCAACAACATCGCCTGGAACGTGGGGCCGCTCAACG CCTACCAGTACCAGCTGGCCATGGAGCGCTACGAGTGGAACGAGGTGAAGAAGGTCAAGTCCATCGTGCCCATGATCCACGTGTCCTGGAACATCGCCCGCACCGTCAAGGTCACCGACCCCGACACATTCCGCATGATCAA GCACTGCCTGCTGCAGTCCATCAAACACTCCCAGATCCTGAGGGACCAGCTGGTGGCGTCCGGCAAGAAGATCTCGTACCAGAGCCGTGTGAAGGACGAGCCGGCGTACTACTGCAACGAGTGCGAC GTGGAGGTATACAACCTGCTGTTCGTGACGAGTGAGAACGGCAGCCGCAAGACGTACGTGGTGCACTGCGAGGACTGCGCCCGGCAGCGCAGCGCCAGCCTGGCCAACGTGGTGGTGCTGGAGCAGTACAAGAACGAGGAGCTCATGAGTGTCTACGACAGCTTCACCCTG GCGCCGACGCCGAACTCGCGCTGA